A single region of the Aurantiacibacter sp. MUD11 genome encodes:
- the tilS gene encoding tRNA lysidine(34) synthetase TilS, with the protein MGASTASKADLVARFKQALDRLNPDAGKIGLAVSGGPDSMAMLLLAHDAIPGGFEVATVDHGLRPEARDECALVVAACEERGVPCEVLTVEVAEGNVQAKAREARYRALGEWCSRRNLHMVATAHHVDDQAETLLMRLNRGSGVAGLAGVRPDQWHDDFDLHIIRPLLGFRRAELAAVVEQVGQRVAEDPSNADDRFERVRMRQALAGCDWLDPQALAQSASNLAEAYEALQGYATSLWPEMVTQTAAGYSITPGPLREINRRVLAQAMEKMGGRPRGGDVARLLNRLERGEGGNVAGVLAREQNGQWLLSPEPPRKTG; encoded by the coding sequence ATGGGCGCGTCGACTGCGAGTAAGGCCGACCTGGTCGCGCGCTTCAAGCAGGCGCTCGACCGGCTGAATCCCGATGCTGGCAAGATCGGCCTCGCCGTCAGCGGCGGGCCGGATTCCATGGCCATGCTGCTGCTGGCGCATGACGCCATTCCGGGCGGCTTCGAGGTCGCCACGGTCGACCACGGCCTGCGCCCCGAAGCCAGGGACGAATGTGCGCTGGTGGTTGCCGCCTGCGAGGAGCGCGGCGTGCCGTGCGAGGTTCTGACCGTCGAGGTGGCCGAGGGCAATGTCCAGGCCAAGGCGCGCGAGGCGCGTTACCGGGCGCTTGGCGAGTGGTGCAGCCGTCGAAACCTGCACATGGTGGCGACTGCGCATCATGTCGACGACCAGGCCGAGACCCTGCTGATGCGGCTGAATCGCGGCAGCGGAGTGGCCGGTCTTGCCGGGGTCCGCCCGGACCAGTGGCACGATGATTTCGACCTTCACATCATCCGCCCATTGCTGGGTTTCCGCCGCGCCGAGTTGGCGGCCGTCGTCGAACAGGTCGGGCAGCGGGTCGCCGAGGATCCCAGCAATGCCGACGATCGCTTCGAACGGGTCCGCATGCGGCAGGCGCTGGCGGGCTGTGACTGGCTCGATCCGCAGGCGCTGGCGCAATCCGCCAGCAATCTCGCGGAAGCCTACGAAGCCTTGCAGGGTTACGCGACCAGCCTGTGGCCGGAGATGGTGACGCAAACCGCCGCTGGCTATTCCATCACGCCCGGTCCGCTGCGCGAGATCAATCGCCGCGTGCTGGCGCAGGCGATGGAAAAGATGGGGGGCAGGCCGCGCGGCGGCGATGTCGCGCGGCTGCTGAACCGGTTGGAGCGTGGAGAGGGTGGCAACGTCGCGGGCGTATTGGCCCGTGAGCAAAATGGACAGTGGCTGCTCAGCCCGGAGCCGCCGCGAAAGACGGGTTAG
- a CDS encoding tetratricopeptide repeat protein: MIAKFKAPFTIGRAAICAGLIAVAVPAPAAAQVDNRLQRIEAEIRALQRAVFPGGDERFFEPEITPQQQQQGQTATPQVATSALTDVLARLDAIEQQLARLTAATEVNENALSTLERRVIELEARAVAANPGNTSATQASTGNGSTGVIPVPGEDETVEIAVEEDETEAPAGPTDERLAAVQAIAKPATGDAGDDEYVYGFRLWDAGFYPEAQQQLALYLDSYPEHWRRSYGRNLLGRAFLDAGEPRAAATHFLENYNSDPTGIRAPHSLLYLAESMIALGDTRRACTALAVFGDEYPALAAGELLDQYSGLNGRVDCE, encoded by the coding sequence ATGATTGCGAAGTTCAAGGCCCCCTTTACGATTGGCCGTGCGGCCATTTGTGCTGGCCTGATAGCCGTCGCGGTCCCCGCCCCCGCAGCGGCGCAGGTCGATAACCGCCTGCAGCGGATCGAAGCCGAAATCCGGGCCTTGCAGCGCGCCGTCTTCCCCGGCGGTGACGAGCGTTTCTTCGAGCCCGAGATCACGCCGCAGCAACAGCAGCAGGGCCAGACGGCCACGCCGCAGGTCGCCACCTCGGCGCTGACCGACGTGCTGGCGCGGCTCGACGCGATCGAGCAGCAGCTGGCCCGCCTGACCGCCGCGACCGAGGTCAACGAGAACGCGCTGTCGACGCTGGAACGCCGCGTGATCGAACTGGAAGCGCGCGCGGTTGCCGCCAACCCCGGCAACACCTCTGCCACGCAGGCGAGCACCGGCAATGGCTCTACCGGGGTCATTCCCGTGCCGGGTGAGGACGAGACGGTCGAAATCGCGGTGGAGGAAGACGAGACTGAGGCCCCTGCCGGTCCCACCGACGAGCGCCTTGCCGCCGTGCAAGCCATCGCCAAGCCGGCGACGGGCGATGCCGGTGACGACGAATATGTCTATGGCTTCCGCCTGTGGGACGCGGGCTTCTATCCCGAGGCGCAACAGCAGCTGGCGCTGTACCTGGACAGCTATCCCGAACACTGGCGCCGCTCCTATGGCCGCAACCTGCTGGGCCGCGCCTTCCTCGACGCTGGAGAGCCGCGCGCGGCCGCGACGCATTTCCTCGAGAACTACAATTCCGACCCGACCGGCATCCGCGCCCCGCACAGCCTGCTGTACCTGGCGGAATCGATGATCGCGCTCGGCGATACCCGCCGCGCCTGCACCGCGCTGGCCGTGTTCGGCGACGAATACCCGGCATTGGCGGCAGGCGAACTGCTCGACCAGTACAGTGGCCTGAATGGGCGCGTCGACTGCGAGTAA
- a CDS encoding helix-turn-helix domain-containing protein, whose protein sequence is MTDTEDDMAETEAVPPGVGPQLRAARERKGLTIDQVASETRISRRHLEEIEEGNFSALPGRTYAIGFARTFARTVDLDQEDVVAMVRAEMDASPIGQVDDPASRRSFEPGDPARAPGGGLLWFSLIAVAILLVGIFFAARALFAPAAELPSLVEQQEQEQAAALAEQQAAEQEAAEPIDASGEVVFTAEGETWVRFYDGNGRVLREGMMREGESFTVPADAVEPQIITGRPDRLAITIGGRPVRKLSTEVETIQDVPISAAALLGRTGGAATIGFGGGTPSAEDGAPTATATQAASPPQPRPTATATATSTPATQPTPRPTPTATPTQARPPAAPATATPSPAATAPPRAEPAETDPDEPQVAAEPS, encoded by the coding sequence ATGACCGATACCGAAGACGATATGGCTGAAACGGAAGCAGTGCCTCCCGGCGTTGGCCCGCAATTGCGCGCGGCGCGCGAACGCAAGGGGCTGACGATAGACCAGGTCGCCTCGGAGACGCGCATTTCCCGCCGCCACCTGGAAGAGATCGAGGAAGGCAACTTCTCGGCCTTGCCGGGACGTACCTATGCCATCGGTTTCGCCCGCACCTTCGCCCGGACGGTGGACCTCGACCAGGAAGACGTGGTCGCCATGGTGCGCGCGGAAATGGATGCTTCGCCGATCGGCCAGGTGGACGATCCGGCATCGCGCCGCTCGTTCGAGCCGGGTGATCCGGCACGCGCTCCCGGCGGCGGGCTGCTGTGGTTCTCGCTGATCGCGGTCGCCATCCTGCTGGTCGGAATCTTCTTTGCCGCCCGCGCACTGTTTGCCCCGGCGGCCGAACTGCCCTCGCTGGTGGAACAGCAGGAGCAGGAACAGGCCGCCGCACTGGCCGAGCAGCAGGCCGCGGAACAGGAAGCTGCGGAGCCGATCGACGCCTCGGGCGAGGTCGTGTTCACCGCGGAGGGCGAGACATGGGTGCGTTTCTACGATGGCAATGGCCGCGTGCTACGCGAAGGCATGATGCGCGAGGGTGAAAGCTTCACCGTGCCTGCCGATGCCGTGGAGCCGCAGATCATCACCGGCCGACCGGACCGCTTGGCGATCACCATCGGCGGTCGCCCGGTGCGCAAGCTCTCGACCGAGGTGGAGACGATCCAGGACGTGCCGATTTCCGCTGCTGCCCTGCTGGGGCGGACTGGCGGCGCAGCGACCATCGGCTTTGGCGGGGGAACCCCGTCGGCAGAGGACGGAGCGCCGACTGCAACGGCCACGCAAGCTGCTTCCCCACCGCAGCCGCGTCCGACCGCGACCGCCACGGCCACCAGCACGCCTGCTACCCAGCCGACGCCCCGACCGACGCCGACGGCCACGCCGACCCAGGCCCGGCCGCCAGCCGCGCCGGCTACGGCCACGCCCAGCCCGGCGGCTACCGCCCCGCCGCGCGCCGAGCCGGCCGAGACCGACCCGGACGAGCCGCAGGTCGCGGCCGAGCCGAGCTAG
- the ptsP gene encoding phosphoenolpyruvate--protein phosphotransferase, translating to MTAASSARQILTRLHEVMASRTHTQAKLNQVVELIGESLDSEVCSIYLLREGMLELFATRGLNQAAVHVTRLGVGEGLTGTIAQNIETLNLAEAATHPEFQYKPETGEEKFHSFAGVPIVRRERAIGVLTVQHVDPRKYEEVEIEALQTVAMVLAELINNAGLVDAEAMGDRAEAQSGQEVISGLKLVTGLAIGKAVFHQPRVHIEQTVAEDIEAERERVYLAFDRMREQIDNMANQAEFGVGGEHEQVLETYKMFAYDEGWSRRINEAIDSGLTAEAAIERVQQRTRMRMREIQDPLLQDRMHDLEDLANRLIRIVSGQLGTAAQKGLTQDSILVAKNLGPAELLEYDKRRLKGVVLEEGSLTAHVVIVARAMGVPVIGRVANVRGLVREGDEMLVDGDAGKVTLRPSAGVLSAFETRFARSREKQAAYAKLREVEPFTRDGERIEVMMNAGLRDDVGMLAMTGADGIGLYRTEFQFLVSSTLPQRERQARLYRDVLDAAKGKPVIFRTVDIGGDKSIPYISSDASKEDENPAMGWRALRLALEREGLMKAQARALLEGAAGRELNVMFPMVSEPWEFDAAKEVFDHQLAYLKKRKHQLPSAINYGVMLEVPALAETLDLLLPRLSFVSIGTNDLTQFLFAADRANPRLAERYDWVSPAIMRFLRRVVQGCVGHPVNLGVCGEMGGRRLEALALLGLGIRRLSITPAAVGPIKELVRKVDTREISEAMAGWLANPPENLRAELQAWAEAREIDVE from the coding sequence ATGACCGCCGCTTCCTCCGCACGCCAGATTCTGACACGCCTGCACGAGGTGATGGCTTCGCGTACCCATACGCAGGCCAAGCTCAACCAGGTCGTCGAACTGATCGGCGAATCGCTCGATAGCGAGGTCTGCTCGATCTATCTGCTGCGCGAAGGCATGCTGGAACTGTTCGCCACGCGCGGGTTGAACCAGGCGGCGGTGCACGTCACCCGCCTTGGCGTGGGCGAGGGCCTGACCGGAACCATCGCGCAGAATATCGAGACGCTGAACCTGGCCGAGGCGGCGACGCACCCGGAATTTCAGTACAAGCCGGAAACCGGGGAGGAAAAGTTCCACTCCTTCGCCGGCGTGCCGATCGTGCGCCGCGAACGCGCCATCGGCGTGCTGACCGTGCAGCATGTCGACCCGCGCAAGTACGAAGAGGTCGAGATCGAGGCGCTGCAGACGGTCGCCATGGTGCTGGCCGAACTGATCAACAACGCCGGGCTGGTGGATGCCGAGGCAATGGGCGACCGGGCCGAAGCGCAGAGCGGGCAGGAAGTCATTTCCGGACTGAAGCTGGTGACCGGGCTCGCCATCGGCAAGGCGGTGTTCCACCAGCCGCGCGTGCATATCGAACAGACGGTGGCCGAGGATATCGAGGCCGAGCGCGAGCGCGTCTACCTCGCCTTCGATCGCATGCGCGAGCAGATCGACAACATGGCCAACCAGGCCGAGTTCGGCGTCGGCGGCGAGCACGAGCAGGTGCTCGAGACCTACAAGATGTTCGCCTACGATGAAGGCTGGAGCCGCCGCATCAACGAGGCGATCGATTCTGGCCTGACGGCGGAAGCCGCGATCGAGCGCGTGCAGCAGCGCACCCGCATGCGCATGCGCGAAATCCAGGACCCGCTGCTGCAGGATCGCATGCACGACCTGGAGGACCTGGCGAACCGGCTGATCCGCATCGTATCCGGCCAGCTGGGCACGGCGGCGCAGAAGGGCCTGACGCAGGATTCGATCCTCGTCGCCAAGAACCTCGGCCCGGCCGAACTGCTGGAATACGACAAGCGCCGCCTGAAGGGCGTGGTGCTGGAAGAAGGCAGCCTGACCGCGCACGTGGTGATCGTGGCGCGCGCCATGGGCGTGCCGGTGATCGGGCGCGTGGCCAATGTCCGCGGGCTTGTGCGCGAAGGCGACGAGATGCTGGTGGATGGCGATGCCGGCAAGGTGACGCTGCGCCCCTCGGCGGGCGTGCTCTCCGCTTTCGAGACGCGCTTCGCCCGCAGCCGCGAGAAGCAGGCTGCCTATGCCAAGTTGCGCGAGGTGGAACCCTTCACCCGCGATGGCGAGCGGATCGAGGTGATGATGAACGCCGGCCTGCGCGACGATGTCGGCATGCTGGCGATGACCGGCGCCGACGGCATCGGCCTCTATCGTACCGAGTTCCAGTTCCTCGTCTCCTCCACCCTGCCGCAGCGCGAGCGGCAGGCGCGGCTCTATCGCGACGTACTGGATGCGGCGAAGGGCAAGCCGGTGATCTTCCGCACGGTGGATATCGGGGGCGACAAGTCGATTCCCTACATTTCCAGCGACGCCTCCAAGGAGGACGAGAACCCGGCCATGGGCTGGCGCGCGCTGCGGCTGGCGCTGGAGCGCGAGGGGCTGATGAAGGCGCAGGCCCGCGCGCTGCTGGAAGGCGCCGCCGGGCGCGAGTTGAACGTGATGTTCCCCATGGTCTCCGAACCGTGGGAATTCGACGCGGCCAAGGAGGTGTTCGATCACCAGTTGGCCTATCTGAAGAAGCGCAAGCACCAGTTGCCCAGCGCCATCAACTACGGCGTGATGCTGGAAGTGCCCGCGCTGGCGGAAACGCTGGACCTGTTGCTGCCGCGACTGTCCTTCGTTTCCATCGGCACCAACGACCTGACGCAGTTCCTGTTCGCGGCGGACCGCGCCAATCCGCGGCTAGCGGAACGGTACGACTGGGTCAGCCCGGCCATCATGCGGTTCCTGCGCCGGGTGGTGCAGGGCTGTGTCGGCCATCCGGTGAATCTCGGCGTGTGCGGCGAGATGGGTGGGCGCCGGTTGGAAGCGCTCGCGCTGCTTGGCCTGGGCATCCGGCGCCTGTCGATCACGCCCGCCGCGGTCGGCCCGATCAAGGAACTGGTGCGCAAGGTGGACACGCGCGAGATCAGCGAAGCGATGGCCGGCTGGCTGGCCAATCCGCCGGAAAACCTGAGGGCGGAATTGCAGGCATGGGCCGAAGCGCGCGAAATCGACGTCGAATAG
- a CDS encoding YdcH family protein has translation METSHVHALQRKHEGLDKRLREEMNRPSPDSAKIQALKKQKLRIKEEIALH, from the coding sequence ATGGAAACTTCGCACGTTCACGCCCTCCAGCGGAAACACGAAGGGCTTGATAAGCGGTTGCGGGAAGAGATGAACCGCCCGTCGCCCGACAGCGCGAAGATCCAGGCACTCAAGAAGCAGAAGCTGCGCATCAAGGAAGAGATCGCGCTGCACTGA
- a CDS encoding YdcH family protein codes for MTEDEMRKRLAALQVEHRDLDIAIGALIATDGPDQLQVARLKKRKLRLKDQIAQIEDYLTPDIIA; via the coding sequence ATGACCGAAGACGAAATGCGCAAACGCCTTGCCGCGTTGCAGGTGGAACACCGCGATCTCGATATCGCGATCGGCGCGCTGATCGCCACTGACGGGCCGGACCAACTGCAGGTCGCGCGCCTGAAGAAGCGCAAGCTGCGCCTGAAGGACCAGATCGCCCAGATCGAGGACTACCTGACCCCCGACATCATCGCCTGA
- a CDS encoding DUF1465 family protein gives MTEPATISPSIIETLYEDALLLADEARVTFDYDDAVGCGAPDEATTRVAISCEALRTTTRMMHAIAWLLNQRAYFAGEITEFQLRRHGRLPPPQPVSDAEQRALLPDYIRDLVDRSVAFYARIERLDRAWRDRFELRPAAVHRLRERLGYAFAAR, from the coding sequence ATGACAGAGCCAGCCACCATCTCTCCGTCGATCATCGAAACCTTGTACGAAGACGCTCTGCTGCTGGCCGACGAAGCGCGCGTCACTTTCGATTACGACGATGCCGTGGGTTGCGGTGCTCCCGACGAGGCGACCACCCGCGTGGCGATTTCGTGCGAGGCGCTGCGCACCACCACGCGGATGATGCACGCAATCGCCTGGCTGCTGAACCAGCGCGCCTATTTCGCCGGGGAGATCACCGAATTCCAGTTGCGCCGTCACGGTCGCCTGCCGCCGCCGCAGCCGGTGTCCGATGCCGAGCAACGTGCGCTCCTGCCCGACTACATCCGCGACCTGGTGGATCGTTCGGTGGCGTTCTACGCACGCATCGAGCGGCTCGACCGGGCATGGCGCGACCGGTTCGAACTGCGTCCCGCCGCCGTCCATCGCCTGCGCGAACGGCTCGGCTACGCCTTCGCCGCGCGCTAG
- the glpK gene encoding glycerol kinase GlpK, which translates to MTDPLILVLDEGTTSTRAMLFGPDGKLHGVEQHELMQHYPRSGWVEHDASEIWDKTLSCAREMLEKAGGVEAIGAIGITNQRETVVAWDKATGEPLTRAIVWQDRRTADFCAHLKTAGHEELVRAKTGLLLDPYFSGTKMRWMLDNVPEVRAAADRGTLAFGTVESWLLWKLTGGAHHASDASNASRTLLLALDGADWDDELCALLDVPKAALPEVIDCAGELGTTELFGAPIPICGMAGDQQSATIGQGCLNAGQTKATYGTGAFILANTGGEVPTSDNRLLGTVLYQCDGERHYAIEGAVFVAGSLIKYLRDTLGLLVVASETEELARSLDDNGGVVIVPALSGLGAPHWRPEARGIISGLGFDTGRAHIARAALEAMAHQTYDLAQAYAADGAQWTGLHIDGGMAVNNWMAQDISDILGLPVTRPDFVETTALGAAMLAACGAGIHASLEDAANHMIGTTTRFEPKMDAATRQQRIDNWDAAIAKV; encoded by the coding sequence ATGACCGACCCGCTAATCCTCGTCCTCGACGAGGGGACCACCAGCACCCGTGCCATGTTGTTCGGCCCCGATGGCAAGCTGCACGGTGTGGAGCAGCACGAGCTGATGCAGCACTATCCGCGCTCCGGCTGGGTTGAGCATGACGCGTCGGAGATCTGGGACAAGACACTCTCCTGCGCGCGGGAGATGTTGGAGAAGGCGGGAGGGGTAGAGGCCATCGGGGCCATCGGCATCACCAACCAGCGCGAGACGGTGGTGGCCTGGGACAAGGCAACGGGAGAGCCGCTAACGCGCGCCATCGTCTGGCAGGATCGCCGCACCGCCGATTTCTGCGCCCACCTGAAGACGGCGGGCCATGAAGAGCTGGTGCGTGCCAAGACCGGCCTTCTGCTCGACCCCTACTTCTCTGGCACCAAGATGCGCTGGATGCTCGACAACGTGCCCGAGGTGCGTGCGGCGGCGGACAGGGGGACACTCGCGTTCGGCACGGTCGAAAGCTGGCTGCTGTGGAAGCTGACCGGCGGCGCGCACCACGCCAGCGACGCGAGCAATGCCAGTCGCACGCTGCTGCTGGCGCTCGATGGTGCCGATTGGGATGACGAGCTGTGCGCATTGCTGGACGTGCCCAAGGCGGCGCTGCCCGAAGTCATCGATTGTGCAGGCGAGCTCGGCACCACGGAACTGTTCGGCGCGCCGATCCCGATCTGCGGCATGGCGGGTGACCAGCAGTCGGCCACCATCGGGCAGGGCTGCCTGAACGCGGGCCAGACCAAGGCGACCTACGGCACCGGCGCCTTCATCCTCGCCAATACCGGCGGAGAAGTGCCGACCTCGGACAACCGCCTGCTCGGCACCGTACTCTACCAGTGCGACGGCGAACGGCACTATGCCATCGAAGGCGCGGTGTTCGTGGCCGGCAGCCTGATCAAGTACCTGCGTGACACGCTGGGCCTGCTGGTCGTCGCATCGGAGACCGAGGAGCTGGCCCGCAGCCTGGACGACAATGGCGGGGTGGTGATCGTACCTGCCTTGTCAGGCCTCGGCGCGCCGCACTGGCGGCCGGAGGCGCGCGGCATCATCTCCGGCCTCGGGTTCGATACCGGCCGGGCGCACATCGCCCGCGCGGCATTGGAGGCGATGGCGCACCAGACCTACGATCTGGCGCAGGCCTATGCCGCCGACGGCGCGCAATGGACGGGGCTGCACATCGATGGCGGCATGGCCGTCAACAACTGGATGGCGCAGGACATTTCCGACATTCTCGGACTTCCGGTGACGCGCCCCGATTTTGTCGAAACGACGGCACTGGGCGCCGCCATGCTGGCCGCTTGCGGCGCGGGCATCCATGCCAGCCTGGAAGACGCGGCGAACCACATGATCGGCACCACCACCCGCTTCGAACCGAAGATGGATGCCGCGACGCGCCAGCAGCGCATCGACAACTGGGATGCGGCGATAGCGAAGGTCTAG
- a CDS encoding MBL fold metallo-hydrolase has translation MALPPQPWPTGQVEQLEPLVRRVLAPNASPWTYTGTQTYLIGTDEGLAVIDPGPAEADHLAALEAAIGSAKVAAIMCTHTHRDHSPAASPLAAATGAPVVGCAPLVLESQHPRIDAPFDKDYAPDRVLEDGEAMTGPGWTLTAVATPGHTSNHLCFALEESGALFTGDHVMGWSTSVVVPPDGDMADYLASLSRLYEREQDRIYYPAHGPAVQKPRQLVRGMIGHRRARERQVLKLLAEEARAIEALVPVMYKGVDERLWPAAAQSVLAHLLDLEQRGMVARDGETWLAH, from the coding sequence ATGGCACTGCCCCCGCAACCCTGGCCGACCGGCCAAGTCGAACAACTCGAACCGCTGGTGCGGCGCGTGCTGGCACCCAATGCCTCGCCGTGGACCTACACCGGCACGCAGACCTATCTGATCGGCACTGACGAGGGGCTGGCGGTAATCGATCCCGGCCCGGCGGAGGCGGACCATCTCGCCGCGCTGGAGGCTGCCATCGGCAGCGCGAAGGTCGCCGCCATCATGTGCACGCATACCCACCGCGACCACTCGCCCGCCGCCAGCCCGCTGGCCGCCGCGACCGGCGCGCCCGTAGTAGGCTGCGCGCCGCTGGTGCTGGAAAGCCAGCACCCGCGCATCGACGCGCCGTTCGACAAGGACTACGCGCCCGATCGCGTGCTGGAGGATGGCGAGGCGATGACCGGCCCCGGCTGGACGCTGACTGCCGTCGCCACGCCCGGCCACACCTCCAACCACCTGTGCTTCGCGCTGGAGGAAAGCGGCGCGCTGTTCACCGGCGACCACGTGATGGGCTGGTCCACCAGCGTGGTCGTGCCGCCCGATGGCGACATGGCGGATTACCTCGCCAGCCTGTCCCGCCTTTACGAGCGCGAGCAGGACCGCATCTATTACCCGGCCCACGGTCCCGCCGTGCAGAAGCCGCGCCAGCTGGTGCGCGGGATGATCGGCCACCGCCGCGCGCGAGAGCGGCAGGTGCTCAAGCTGCTGGCCGAGGAAGCCCGCGCCATCGAGGCGCTGGTGCCGGTGATGTACAAGGGCGTGGACGAGCGACTGTGGCCGGCGGCGGCGCAAAGCGTGCTGGCTCACCTGCTTGACTTGGAACAGCGCGGCATGGTCGCGCGAGACGGCGAGACCTGGCTGGCGCATTGA
- a CDS encoding MFS transporter, whose protein sequence is MLASLNSVRTLLLAIFVLMAGSGFLSTLIAIRLEQGGAGDLLIGLAATCYFGGLTLGALKVSPLISRIGHIRAFAAFVSIYSASSLTYAVIDHPAAWIVLRLVDGFVMSGVYVCLESWLNQLARPSNRSAVLASYMVALYAGQAVGQFLLNLGDNAPALPFMVSAILLSLAVLPVLLTQIDQPTIDEIAPFSLKRLYAVSPLGVVGTLATGLMLGAFYALGAVFVQRIGLPLAQVALFTSCVITGGVLLQYPLGLLSDRFDRRQVIVVCLVVVAILSVVLALARGPAAIFLPGALFGGFAFALYPLCVAHSNDHVGEKERVSASSGLVLVYSIGAVAGPMIGSAAMAVSGPAGLFGTIGAIALLCAGFGVWRMMARKSLPTEDQQAFQSLPRTTPMAAVLEEDS, encoded by the coding sequence ATGTTGGCTTCACTGAATTCCGTGCGCACGCTGTTGCTGGCGATCTTCGTGCTGATGGCCGGCAGCGGGTTCCTGTCCACGCTGATCGCCATCCGCCTGGAGCAGGGCGGGGCAGGCGACCTGCTGATCGGCCTTGCCGCCACCTGCTATTTCGGCGGGCTGACGCTGGGCGCGCTCAAGGTGTCGCCACTGATCTCGCGCATCGGGCATATCCGGGCCTTTGCCGCTTTCGTATCCATCTATTCCGCCAGCAGCCTGACCTATGCGGTGATCGACCATCCCGCCGCGTGGATAGTGCTGCGGCTCGTCGACGGTTTCGTGATGAGCGGCGTCTACGTCTGCTTGGAAAGCTGGCTCAACCAGCTGGCGAGGCCGAGCAACCGCAGCGCCGTGCTGGCGAGCTACATGGTCGCGCTCTATGCCGGTCAGGCCGTCGGCCAGTTCCTGCTCAACCTTGGCGACAATGCCCCGGCCTTGCCCTTCATGGTCTCCGCCATCCTGCTGTCGCTGGCCGTGCTGCCGGTGCTGCTGACGCAGATCGACCAGCCCACGATCGACGAGATCGCGCCGTTTTCGCTGAAGCGGCTCTACGCGGTGTCGCCGCTGGGCGTGGTCGGCACCTTGGCAACGGGCCTGATGCTGGGCGCCTTCTACGCGCTGGGCGCGGTCTTCGTGCAGCGCATTGGCCTGCCGCTGGCGCAAGTGGCGCTGTTCACTTCCTGCGTCATCACCGGGGGCGTGCTGCTGCAATATCCGCTGGGGCTGCTGTCCGACCGGTTCGACCGGCGGCAGGTGATCGTCGTGTGTCTGGTGGTGGTTGCCATCCTGTCCGTGGTGCTGGCGCTGGCGCGGGGACCGGCGGCGATCTTCCTGCCCGGCGCGCTGTTCGGCGGCTTCGCCTTCGCGCTCTATCCGCTTTGCGTTGCCCACTCGAACGACCATGTCGGCGAGAAAGAACGGGTGAGCGCGAGCAGCGGGCTGGTGCTGGTCTATTCGATTGGCGCGGTGGCGGGGCCGATGATCGGCTCTGCGGCAATGGCGGTGTCGGGGCCGGCAGGCCTGTTCGGCACGATCGGGGCGATTGCCCTCCTGTGTGCCGGTTTTGGCGTCTGGCGCATGATGGCGAGGAAGTCGTTGCCGACCGAAGACCAGCAGGCGTTCCAGTCGCTGCCGCGCACCACGCCGATGGCGGCGGTGCTGGAAGAGGATAGCTAG
- a CDS encoding adenylate cyclase, which translates to MATSPAQIFVWENAFYRKVAIGIALLMLVGFGLFNLAGLTDVRQMPTSTHLHGVIMFSWLLLFVVQNFLGAGKNLSLHRKLGWFGAALAVVAVVTAWQTGIVTTSLDRAPPVFYPPYFLALNFIQPLFFAGFIAAAITMRKQTDWHRRLMLGAIIVVAEPPLGRLSIMLAVPLLGGPDNAIPLLSANQWMIPLIEMTAQLLIVGFIAWRDAKARGSVHPAIKCIALAVPAFYASLWLLAAVPPFAEYAFALKGSAL; encoded by the coding sequence ATGGCGACATCGCCGGCGCAGATTTTCGTCTGGGAAAACGCATTCTACCGCAAGGTCGCCATCGGCATTGCCTTGCTGATGCTGGTGGGCTTCGGCCTGTTCAACCTTGCCGGGCTGACCGACGTGCGACAGATGCCGACAAGCACGCACCTGCACGGCGTCATCATGTTCAGCTGGTTGCTGCTGTTCGTGGTGCAGAACTTCCTGGGTGCAGGAAAGAACCTCTCGCTGCATCGCAAGCTGGGCTGGTTCGGCGCCGCGCTGGCCGTGGTGGCCGTCGTCACCGCGTGGCAGACCGGCATCGTCACCACCTCGCTCGATCGCGCGCCGCCGGTATTCTACCCGCCCTATTTCCTCGCGCTGAACTTCATCCAGCCGCTGTTCTTCGCCGGTTTCATCGCTGCCGCCATCACCATGCGCAAGCAGACGGACTGGCACCGTCGGCTGATGCTTGGCGCCATCATCGTCGTCGCAGAACCCCCCCTTGGACGCCTGTCGATCATGCTGGCCGTGCCGCTGCTGGGCGGGCCGGACAACGCCATTCCGCTGTTGTCGGCCAACCAGTGGATGATCCCGCTGATTGAAATGACCGCGCAGCTGCTGATCGTCGGCTTCATCGCCTGGCGCGATGCCAAGGCACGCGGCAGCGTGCACCCGGCAATCAAGTGCATCGCGCTGGCAGTGCCCGCGTTCTACGCGTCGCTATGGCTGCTCGCCGCCGTGCCGCCCTTCGCCGAATATGCCTTCGCCCTGAAAGGCAGCGCGCTTTAG